A stretch of DNA from Maridesulfovibrio sp.:
GGTCAGGTGATGAAACTGTTCAGCAGGGCTGTTGATGAAGTCGTGGAAGAACTGAAAAGCCGCAACTGAAGCATTGTCACACATCGCAAGGTCATTTGAGACATCGAAAAAGTCAATTCAGACACAAAGTGTAGAACTTAATCCTTCCTCCATGTCAGAAGAGAGCATCTTTTTTAAAAGCTCAAAGGACGGAGGACCTTACAATGCTATTCTTCTTTGCCTGTGTTGCAGCCCTTATCGTGGGCTACATGATTTACGGTAAATTTGTGGACACGGTGTTCGCGCCGGACGAAAAGCAGACCACTCCCGCATACGCACTGCGTGACGATGTGGACTTCATGCCCATGCCCATGTGGAAACTCATGTTCATCCAGGTGCTGGATATTGCCGGAATCGGCCCCATCTTCGGCCCCATTCTCGGCGCTCTCTACGGCCCCGTGGCCCTGCTCTGGATAGTTTTCGGCTGTATCTTCGCCGGGGCTGTGCACGACTATTTCAGCGGCATGCTTTCCATCCGCAACAACGGAGCATCCGTTCCCGAACTTGTCGGTGAATACCTCGGCATGAGCGCCCGCCAGGTCATGCGCGTATTCGCCTTCGTCCTGCTCATGCTGGTCGGAGTCGTATTCGTCCTTTCACCCGCAAAGCTCTTGACTGAACTTACCGGAATCAACACCGGCATCCTCGTGGCCTGTATTTTCGGCTACTATTTCCTTGCAACCATCCTGCCCATCGATAAACTCATCGGCAAGCTCTACCCCCTGTTCGGAGTGCTTCTGCTGGTAATGACCATTTCGCTGGCAGTGGCCCTCATGTTCAGCGGGCATACCATTCTCCCCAACCTCGATTTCGCAGTAAATACCAGCCCCACCGGCAAACCCATATGGCCCCTGCTCTTCATCACCCTGTCCTGCGGCGCCATAAGCGGTTTCCACGCAACACAGTCCCCGCTCATGGCCCGCTGCGTGAAAAATGAAAAAGAAGGCCGCCCGGTATTCTACGGCGCAATGATCATCGAAGGTATCATCGGGCTTATCTGGTGTACTCTCGGACTTTCCTTCTACGATTCCCCCGAAGCGCTCAACTCCGTTATCGCTGCAGGTTCCCCCTCTGCGGTTGTTTCTCAGGTTGCCAACTCTCTGCTCGGCCCCATCGGCGGAGTATTCGCCATCATCGCAGTTGTAATCCTGCCCATCACCAGTGGTGATACCGCATTCCGCAGCACCAGACTCATAGTTGCAGAAACCTTCAAGATGGATCAGGGCCCCGCAATCAAGCGTCTGCTGATCGCCGTTCCCCTGTTCGTTCTCGGATACATCATCTCCACCCAGAACTTCTCCGCCATCTGGAGATACTTCGGATTCTCAAACCAGTGCCTGTCCATGCTGGTTCTCTGGACCTCTGCAGTATACCTCGCCCAGCGCGCAAAGCTGCACTGGATCGCATCCATCCCCGCAACCTTCATGACCGCTGTTGTAGTAACCTTCATCAGCCAGGCCAAGATCGGTTTCGGACTGGATATGAACATCTCCATCCTGATCGGTGTGGCAGCCGCAATTGCCGCCATGGTCGTCTTCCTCGTGAAGTTCGTGCAGCCCAAGGCTGCTCAGGAAATTCGCTAAAAGTCTTCCTCACGAAGAATCACATACCACACCCTGAAAAGCCCGTCTGCGCAAGCAGGCGGGCTTTGACTTTATTCTCCCCCGAAAACCGCTTCGACTCCGGAGACAATATCCAGCAGTTCCCCGGTGATGTTTCCCTGCCGCGTGGTGCGGAATTCGGACTCAAGCACATCAATGTGTTCAATGATGTTCTTCTCCGCAACCTGCATGGCTGCAAGACGCGAGCTGTTTTCAGCCGCGAGCGATTGCAGGATGGCTCCGTATACCGCGATATAGAGATGTTCATGAAACAGAGTCGAAAAAAGATCCTCTACCGGAACATTGACCATGGGCAGACAACGCCCTTCGGGCTTTGCCAACCTCCCGCCGTTCCTGCCCAGCGGCAGAACGTGATTTACCGCCACTCTTTCGCCTTCTCCGGAATGCAGATTACCTACCACGCTGAACCGGCTCATTCCGCGATTGTCCTTCCAGTCCTCCAGATCAAGCTCTATCTCTTCCACTACAGAATTAACGCCGCGCATGCTTCCGGGCACACGGAAGTTACGGTCCACCGCGATGCCGGAATCTTCCAGCACGCCCTTGACCCGTTCCCCGCAGGTCCAGCAGGAAACCTTCAGCCCTTCGCTGCCCAGTTTTTCAACCGTGCGCACG
This window harbors:
- a CDS encoding carbon starvation protein A, whose product is MLFFFACVAALIVGYMIYGKFVDTVFAPDEKQTTPAYALRDDVDFMPMPMWKLMFIQVLDIAGIGPIFGPILGALYGPVALLWIVFGCIFAGAVHDYFSGMLSIRNNGASVPELVGEYLGMSARQVMRVFAFVLLMLVGVVFVLSPAKLLTELTGINTGILVACIFGYYFLATILPIDKLIGKLYPLFGVLLLVMTISLAVALMFSGHTILPNLDFAVNTSPTGKPIWPLLFITLSCGAISGFHATQSPLMARCVKNEKEGRPVFYGAMIIEGIIGLIWCTLGLSFYDSPEALNSVIAAGSPSAVVSQVANSLLGPIGGVFAIIAVVILPITSGDTAFRSTRLIVAETFKMDQGPAIKRLLIAVPLFVLGYIISTQNFSAIWRYFGFSNQCLSMLVLWTSAVYLAQRAKLHWIASIPATFMTAVVVTFISQAKIGFGLDMNISILIGVAAAIAAMVVFLVKFVQPKAAQEIR
- a CDS encoding F0F1 ATP synthase subunit gamma, producing MQQLEAVRRKISTTSDLLSVVKTMKAMAAVNIRHFEDAAESVGEYADVVEQGWAVFFRNAGILPRVPHGGSAVVLCMGSDQGMCGQFNEMAGARTVRTVEKLGSEGLKVSCWTCGERVKGVLEDSGIAVDRNFRVPGSMRGVNSVVEEIELDLEDWKDNRGMSRFSVVGNLHSGEGERVAVNHVLPLGRNGGRLAKPEGRCLPMVNVPVEDLFSTLFHEHLYIAVYGAILQSLAAENSSRLAAMQVAEKNIIEHIDVLESEFRTTRQGNITGELLDIVSGVEAVFGGE